In a genomic window of Methanosarcina horonobensis HB-1 = JCM 15518:
- a CDS encoding cation-translocating P-type ATPase, producing MTGIFSSDQDIPEGDMDKRGLEEKRRNSQFHEKPSESEIPESHDKDITPWHSQRSDEVFKELETSSRGLDPEEASIRLKEYGENTLPAKKPPGLAEIVLHQFKSPLIYILLIAGVIAVLLDDLRDAGFIFLVVIINAVIGTIQEWKAEQSASQLQTILKIMSRVRREGAEKEIPAEEIVPGDIVLLESGSRIPADLRILRATNLTVDESLLTGESAAVQKTVDVLKEDAPVSDRHNMAYAGSTAITGRGCGVVTATGSRTEVGRIARAVTETESAKPPLLIRMEDFAQKVGIAVIAASVAMSAIALAQGTAPIEVFFLAVALTVSAIPEGLPVGVTVALSIAATRMAKRNVIVRKLSAVESLGSCTTIATDKTGTLTVNQQTARMVLLPPGDYFEASGEGYTPEGEVRLKNGDSPGTEDEERLRRLAVAAAICNEGALSQKNGIWVHHGDAIDVAFLALASKIGIDPEKTRKEAKIVAEIPFESERMYAAVYYKDDKNGPVKVAVKGAMEAVLPYCIEMNTSEGTVPIDPDVLNQELNSLMEKGYRALVVAEGQVSGKVEDTPELESVKPELTFLGIAAFIDPLRPDVTEAVHTCKRAGIDVVMITGDHPKTALAIASELDIAHSKEEMITGREMEEFGDPELPAFISAIEKARVFARVTPVQKMNIVDALVRRGHFVAVTGDGVNDAPALQRANIGVAMGSGTDVAKDTSSMIVTDDTFSSIVAGVEEGRIAYDNIRKVTLLLISTGLAEVILFIFALAMGLPIPLLAVQLLWLNLVTNGIQGVALAFEAGEPGTMYRKPRKPEEGVFNKLMINQTMLSGAAIGVIAFAVWVWLLGEGYEEEWARNLLLLLMVLFENFHVFNCRSEYRSAFRVPARNNYFLVMGVIMMQGLHISAMHIPFFQGLLGASPVSFEIWFILFIIASSVIAVMEVFKRVRAARNKDM from the coding sequence GTGACAGGTATATTTTCGTCAGATCAGGATATCCCTGAAGGAGACATGGATAAACGAGGTCTGGAAGAAAAAAGGAGGAACAGCCAATTCCATGAAAAACCTTCTGAGTCAGAGATCCCGGAGAGCCATGATAAAGATATCACTCCATGGCATTCTCAGAGAAGTGATGAGGTATTTAAAGAGCTTGAAACTTCCTCCAGGGGACTTGATCCTGAAGAAGCATCTATCAGACTCAAAGAATACGGAGAAAATACCCTTCCAGCAAAGAAGCCGCCTGGACTTGCGGAAATAGTCCTTCACCAGTTTAAAAGCCCTTTAATTTACATCCTTCTTATAGCAGGAGTAATCGCTGTTCTTCTGGATGACCTCAGGGATGCGGGGTTCATTTTCCTTGTAGTAATTATCAATGCTGTAATCGGTACTATCCAGGAATGGAAAGCAGAACAGAGCGCATCACAGCTACAGACAATCTTGAAAATTATGTCCCGGGTCAGAAGAGAGGGAGCCGAGAAGGAGATTCCGGCTGAAGAGATAGTCCCGGGGGATATTGTCCTGCTCGAATCTGGAAGCCGTATCCCTGCTGACCTTCGTATTCTCCGTGCTACAAACCTGACTGTTGATGAATCACTCCTTACCGGCGAATCCGCTGCTGTGCAGAAAACTGTGGACGTACTCAAAGAAGATGCTCCTGTAAGTGACAGGCACAATATGGCATATGCTGGAAGTACTGCTATTACGGGACGCGGCTGTGGTGTTGTGACTGCGACGGGCAGCCGAACCGAAGTTGGCAGGATTGCACGTGCAGTTACGGAAACAGAGTCAGCAAAGCCACCTCTCCTTATACGAATGGAAGATTTTGCCCAGAAAGTAGGAATTGCTGTGATCGCTGCAAGTGTTGCGATGAGCGCTATTGCTCTTGCACAGGGAACTGCACCTATAGAAGTTTTCTTCCTTGCAGTGGCACTCACTGTATCGGCTATTCCTGAGGGGCTGCCCGTAGGTGTCACAGTTGCACTTTCGATTGCAGCCACCCGTATGGCTAAAAGAAATGTAATCGTCCGCAAGCTTTCCGCAGTTGAAAGTCTCGGAAGTTGTACCACAATAGCAACTGATAAAACAGGCACTCTTACTGTCAACCAGCAGACAGCAAGAATGGTATTGCTTCCCCCAGGAGACTATTTTGAGGCCTCAGGAGAAGGCTATACTCCTGAAGGGGAGGTAAGGCTAAAGAATGGAGATTCTCCTGGCACTGAAGATGAGGAAAGGCTTCGAAGGCTTGCAGTAGCTGCAGCGATTTGCAATGAAGGAGCCCTCTCTCAGAAAAATGGAATATGGGTTCATCATGGAGATGCCATAGATGTAGCATTTCTTGCACTTGCATCCAAGATAGGAATAGATCCGGAAAAGACCAGAAAGGAGGCGAAAATAGTTGCCGAGATTCCCTTCGAGTCCGAGAGGATGTATGCGGCTGTATACTATAAGGATGATAAAAATGGACCCGTTAAAGTAGCTGTCAAAGGAGCTATGGAAGCAGTCCTGCCATATTGTATAGAAATGAATACATCAGAAGGCACGGTCCCGATTGATCCTGATGTCCTGAACCAGGAACTGAATTCCCTGATGGAGAAGGGGTACCGTGCTCTCGTTGTGGCTGAAGGTCAGGTCTCAGGAAAGGTTGAAGACACTCCTGAGCTCGAGTCTGTAAAGCCAGAGCTCACATTTCTCGGCATTGCGGCGTTCATAGATCCTTTGAGGCCCGATGTTACTGAAGCGGTCCATACCTGTAAAAGGGCTGGAATTGACGTGGTAATGATTACAGGAGACCATCCGAAAACTGCACTTGCGATAGCCAGCGAGCTCGACATCGCCCATTCCAAAGAGGAAATGATCACAGGCAGAGAAATGGAAGAATTTGGAGATCCCGAGCTCCCGGCTTTCATCTCTGCAATTGAAAAGGCACGTGTTTTTGCAAGAGTAACGCCCGTGCAGAAGATGAATATTGTAGACGCACTTGTCAGGAGAGGACATTTTGTTGCGGTTACAGGAGACGGGGTTAATGATGCTCCTGCGCTCCAGAGGGCAAATATCGGCGTTGCAATGGGGTCAGGGACCGATGTGGCAAAAGATACTTCGTCAATGATAGTAACTGATGATACATTCTCCTCGATTGTTGCAGGTGTTGAGGAAGGGAGAATTGCCTATGACAATATCAGGAAGGTCACCCTTCTTCTTATCTCAACCGGGCTTGCAGAAGTGATACTTTTCATATTCGCGCTTGCTATGGGGTTACCAATCCCGCTGCTTGCGGTGCAACTCCTGTGGCTTAATCTCGTTACAAATGGAATTCAAGGGGTGGCTCTGGCCTTTGAGGCAGGAGAACCCGGAACAATGTATCGAAAGCCAAGAAAGCCCGAAGAAGGAGTTTTCAATAAACTCATGATAAATCAAACAATGCTTTCCGGGGCAGCTATAGGGGTAATAGCTTTTGCAGTCTGGGTGTGGCTGCTAGGGGAAGGATACGAAGAGGAATGGGCAAGGAACCTCCTGTTGCTATTGATGGTTCTCTTTGAGAATTTCCATGTATTTAACTGCCGTTCTGAATACCGTTCCGCATTCCGCGTACCAGCCAGGAACAATTATTTCCTGGTTATGGGCGTAATTATGATGCAGGGACTCCATATTTCTGCCATGCATATACCTTTCTTCCAGGGTCTTCTTGGTGCAAGCCCCGTTTCGTTTGAGATCTGGTTTATCCTTTTCATAATTGCCAGCAGTGTCATTGCTGTAATGGAGGTCTTTAAAAGGGTAAGAGCTGCTCGTAATAAGGATATGTAA
- a CDS encoding UbiA family prenyltransferase, with amino-acid sequence MSSNVFSGSFGSIFKHRRTNSPKYPEENATLELLKSSILVAFSGALRIHLAFLLLHIQSSILTCVAGGLIIYTVYTLDRALGSEEDTVNRTELNGSNKKIGLAVSILAFIIGTCILAVEEMLLLAFIPFITGYLYSKGIKIGRFALKLKGGLGIKNLVVGLTWGIFIAGLAGSGCGNLVPVVLVFIFFGVKLFINSAIYDFKDIKGDTLAGIRTLPVSLGARKTRNLLLSMHLFSHMVIGIALIHGALAFEPFIVLYSFVCGLICIQKFTNSENAEFSSRKLERTVLVDGESTSILGLRMVAVSLIA; translated from the coding sequence ATGAGCTCCAATGTATTTTCTGGAAGTTTTGGATCTATTTTCAAGCACAGACGAACGAATTCCCCCAAGTATCCTGAAGAAAATGCCACTCTTGAACTACTTAAAAGTTCTATTTTAGTTGCATTCTCTGGTGCACTAAGAATACATCTCGCGTTTCTACTACTTCATATTCAATCAAGTATACTAACCTGTGTTGCAGGTGGTCTAATTATTTATACTGTATATACCCTTGACAGAGCTCTTGGATCTGAAGAGGATACTGTAAACCGGACTGAATTGAATGGTTCGAATAAAAAAATAGGACTTGCAGTTTCGATACTGGCTTTTATTATAGGAACCTGTATACTGGCAGTAGAGGAAATGCTTTTACTTGCATTCATACCTTTCATAACTGGTTACCTGTATAGTAAAGGCATTAAAATCGGCAGGTTTGCTTTGAAACTCAAAGGTGGACTTGGAATTAAAAATCTTGTTGTAGGACTCACCTGGGGTATTTTCATTGCAGGACTTGCAGGTAGTGGGTGTGGAAACCTGGTTCCTGTTGTTCTGGTCTTTATTTTTTTCGGCGTTAAACTCTTTATAAACTCTGCTATATACGATTTCAAGGACATTAAGGGAGACACTCTTGCTGGTATCAGGACTCTTCCCGTAAGCCTCGGAGCACGAAAAACCCGCAATCTTCTTCTCTCGATGCACCTGTTCTCCCACATGGTAATCGGAATTGCCCTTATCCATGGAGCCCTTGCTTTTGAACCCTTTATAGTCCTCTACAGTTTTGTTTGCGGGCTGATATGCATCCAGAAATTTACAAACTCCGAAAATGCCGAGTTTTCTTCCCGGAAACTCGAAAGAACCGTGCTTGTCGACGGGGAATCTACATCCATTCTTGGATTGAGAATGGTTGCAGTCTCGCTGATTGCATAA
- a CDS encoding helix-turn-helix transcriptional regulator produces MKSTGLLSILTFSEKRKDILFLLQESPKTLSEIKDYFDVRSPEILPRLKEMETANMIVRQEGMYRLTSLGKVSAIHYKPFLDTLTAIETNEEFWRDHDITAVPEMLLNRIQELKECRVIKDEHEHIYDSHKTFMDNVPASGRFMGFTSIFLPSYPSMFLDMARKNIPISIIVTPNVFFKIKSEHNSEIEEFLNHKHTSFHVYDTAKVAFVVTDRFVSLSLFFKNGTFDPRSDLVGFDSSSIKWGEDLFKYYKENAVEIKTL; encoded by the coding sequence GTGAAATCAACTGGACTTTTAAGCATCCTAACCTTTTCTGAAAAACGAAAAGATATCCTATTTTTACTTCAGGAGAGCCCTAAAACCCTTTCGGAGATCAAAGACTACTTCGATGTAAGATCACCGGAGATTTTACCTCGCCTGAAAGAAATGGAGACCGCGAATATGATTGTCAGGCAGGAAGGGATGTATCGATTAACTTCCCTGGGAAAAGTTTCAGCTATACATTACAAACCTTTCCTTGACACTCTGACAGCCATAGAAACAAACGAAGAGTTCTGGAGAGATCATGACATCACAGCAGTCCCAGAGATGCTGCTAAACAGAATTCAAGAGCTAAAAGAATGCAGGGTTATAAAAGACGAACACGAACATATTTACGATTCTCATAAAACATTTATGGATAATGTTCCTGCCTCTGGACGTTTTATGGGTTTTACGTCCATTTTCCTTCCCAGCTACCCATCGATGTTTCTTGATATGGCTCGCAAGAATATCCCGATTTCTATAATTGTTACACCAAATGTGTTTTTCAAAATAAAAAGCGAGCATAACTCTGAAATTGAAGAGTTTCTTAATCACAAACACACAAGTTTTCATGTGTACGACACTGCAAAAGTGGCTTTTGTCGTAACAGACAGGTTTGTATCACTATCACTCTTTTTCAAAAACGGAACATTTGACCCCAGGAGTGATCTTGTGGGCTTTGATTCTTCATCAATTAAATGGGGAGAAGACCTTTTTAAGTATTACAAAGAAAATGCGGTCGAGATTAAGACTTTGTAA
- the purH gene encoding bifunctional phosphoribosylaminoimidazolecarboxamide formyltransferase/IMP cyclohydrolase: protein MVKRALLSVSDKTGIVEFARGLEALGVKIISTGGTAKILRDAGIEVTDVTEVTGYPEMMGGRVKTLHPRIHGGLLCLRDSKEQMEEAAKEDISLIDLLAVNLYPFEVTVSRANVELEEAIENIDIGGPTLLRSAAKNYRSVTVLSDPSDYGHVLKELRSSGIISEKTRAELAVKAFRHTADYDAAIDTYLSRTLLGEEILRLKFTDGVKLRYGENWHQKAYFYKDPAIEGPSLAKAVQLHGKELSYNNYVDADNALQTVKELGNASSAVAIVKHNNPCGLATGETLLQALQAAWDGDPISAYGSIICTNEIFDLEAATFLNGKFVEIILAPDFKPDALEYLKNKSENLRLLKLPELREVFGTEYTYKYVIGGMLKQSRDIGIYEKWESVTEIPYPENKRALSEFCLKACKATKSNAVILAHEYEPGNFMVLGMGAGQPNRVDSIRKLAATKAVENLKIIYEREQPAESFEEYCKKIMSECVMASDAFFPFDDSVVYAAENNIRYIVSPGGSIRDSEVIATANRLGVALVFTGMRHFLH, encoded by the coding sequence TTGGTAAAAAGGGCACTGCTCAGCGTTTCAGACAAGACAGGAATTGTGGAATTTGCACGCGGGCTTGAAGCACTTGGCGTGAAGATCATCTCAACCGGCGGGACTGCGAAAATCCTTCGTGATGCCGGCATCGAGGTCACCGATGTCACGGAAGTCACAGGCTATCCGGAGATGATGGGAGGAAGAGTCAAAACCCTCCACCCGAGAATTCATGGCGGGCTTCTATGTCTGCGGGACAGCAAGGAACAGATGGAGGAGGCTGCAAAAGAAGACATCTCCCTTATCGATCTGTTAGCCGTAAATCTGTACCCCTTTGAGGTAACGGTTTCCAGAGCAAATGTAGAGCTTGAAGAAGCTATTGAAAACATAGATATCGGAGGTCCTACTCTTCTCCGCTCTGCAGCCAAGAACTATCGCTCGGTAACGGTATTATCCGACCCTTCTGACTACGGGCACGTCCTTAAGGAACTGCGCTCAAGCGGAATAATCTCAGAAAAAACCCGGGCTGAACTTGCAGTCAAAGCTTTCAGGCACACAGCGGATTATGATGCAGCTATTGATACTTATTTGAGCAGGACCCTGCTTGGAGAAGAGATACTCCGCCTAAAATTTACAGACGGGGTAAAACTTCGATATGGAGAAAACTGGCATCAGAAGGCCTATTTCTATAAAGACCCTGCAATAGAAGGCCCGAGCCTGGCAAAGGCAGTCCAGCTGCATGGGAAAGAGCTTTCCTATAATAATTATGTAGATGCGGACAATGCCCTCCAGACGGTTAAAGAACTCGGAAATGCTTCCTCCGCCGTGGCAATTGTAAAACACAATAATCCATGCGGACTTGCTACCGGAGAAACCCTCCTCCAGGCTTTGCAGGCTGCCTGGGACGGAGACCCCATTTCTGCCTACGGAAGCATAATCTGTACAAACGAGATTTTTGACCTCGAAGCTGCAACTTTTCTGAACGGGAAATTTGTAGAAATTATCCTTGCCCCTGACTTCAAACCCGATGCCCTGGAATATCTGAAAAATAAAAGTGAAAACCTGAGACTCCTGAAACTTCCTGAACTTAGAGAGGTTTTCGGAACGGAGTATACCTACAAATACGTAATAGGAGGTATGCTTAAGCAGAGCCGTGATATAGGCATTTACGAAAAATGGGAGTCTGTTACTGAAATTCCCTATCCTGAAAACAAGCGTGCGCTCTCAGAGTTTTGCCTTAAAGCCTGCAAAGCCACAAAATCCAATGCCGTGATTCTTGCTCACGAGTATGAACCAGGAAATTTCATGGTACTGGGTATGGGAGCAGGACAGCCTAACAGAGTAGACTCGATCCGTAAACTGGCAGCCACAAAAGCAGTTGAAAATCTAAAGATAATATATGAACGTGAGCAGCCTGCTGAATCTTTTGAAGAATACTGCAAGAAGATTATGTCCGAATGTGTAATGGCTTCAGATGCTTTCTTCCCCTTTGATGACAGTGTGGTTTATGCAGCAGAAAATAACATCCGCTACATTGTTTCTCCAGGCGGCTCCATAAGAGACAGTGAGGTTATTGCTACTGCAAACAGACTTGGAGTCGCCCTTGTCTTCACAGGTATGCGGCATTTCCTTCACTGA
- a CDS encoding dihydrolipoyl dehydrogenase family protein, whose translation MQKEYDIIIIGTGTAGRTLAGRAESSGLKFAIIDSREYGGTCPLRGCDPKKVLANVSEATDWNNRLIGKGAGTKEPLNIDWPSLIKFKRTFTEGYPQETEKVFADMGIDMYHGRAYFENENTVIVGKYTLKGKYIFLATGSKPRKLSIPGEEYLTTSEEFMETEKLPAKIVFVGGGYISFEFAHIARRAGAEVLILHRSEKPLGGFDSDMVDLLVKASETASIGVLVNRPVVAVEKGSNGFLVRTEYKTEAGPETQTFNADMVVNGAGRVPDLEDLHLESAGVKAEKKGIIVDKHMRTSNPCVYAGGDCTAEGIQLTPVATLQGEVAAANILDGNEAEADYTGIPSAVFTIPVLASVGSSEEKDYEKYKVIFSDRSNWNTTRRTGLQFAASKVILDETNDRIVGAHILGPHAEEAINIFAMAMRLGLRASDIKKMVFTYPTICSDIRYMF comes from the coding sequence ATGCAAAAGGAATACGACATCATAATCATCGGGACAGGTACTGCAGGCCGAACTCTCGCAGGCAGGGCAGAGTCATCTGGATTGAAGTTTGCTATTATTGACTCGAGGGAGTACGGAGGTACCTGCCCTCTTAGAGGGTGCGACCCCAAAAAAGTTCTTGCAAATGTATCGGAAGCTACAGACTGGAATAACAGGCTTATAGGCAAAGGCGCAGGGACAAAAGAGCCTTTAAATATTGACTGGCCTTCACTTATCAAATTCAAAAGAACATTTACCGAGGGCTATCCACAGGAGACCGAGAAAGTGTTCGCAGATATGGGGATTGACATGTATCACGGGAGAGCTTATTTTGAAAACGAAAATACCGTGATTGTCGGGAAATATACACTCAAAGGGAAATATATTTTTCTTGCGACAGGGTCGAAGCCTCGAAAACTGAGCATTCCTGGTGAAGAGTACCTTACAACAAGTGAGGAGTTCATGGAAACCGAGAAGCTCCCTGCAAAGATCGTTTTTGTCGGTGGGGGGTATATCTCTTTCGAGTTTGCACACATTGCCCGGCGAGCCGGAGCCGAGGTTTTAATCCTTCACAGAAGCGAAAAGCCCCTGGGAGGTTTTGACTCCGATATGGTAGACCTGCTTGTCAAAGCCTCAGAGACGGCAAGTATAGGGGTTCTTGTAAACAGGCCGGTAGTAGCCGTTGAAAAAGGAAGCAACGGATTCCTGGTCAGAACCGAGTATAAAACAGAAGCAGGACCCGAAACTCAGACTTTCAATGCAGATATGGTGGTAAACGGAGCAGGCAGAGTCCCTGATCTTGAAGACCTGCACCTAGAGAGTGCCGGAGTTAAGGCCGAAAAAAAAGGGATTATAGTTGATAAACACATGCGGACATCAAATCCCTGTGTTTACGCAGGTGGAGACTGTACTGCCGAGGGCATACAGCTCACTCCGGTAGCAACTCTTCAGGGAGAAGTTGCAGCTGCCAACATTCTTGACGGAAATGAAGCTGAAGCCGATTATACAGGCATTCCCAGTGCAGTTTTTACTATTCCTGTCCTTGCTTCCGTTGGAAGCAGTGAAGAGAAAGATTATGAGAAATATAAGGTAATCTTCAGTGACCGAAGTAATTGGAACACTACCAGGAGAACAGGACTTCAGTTTGCAGCCTCAAAGGTAATTCTCGATGAAACAAATGACCGGATAGTGGGAGCTCACATTCTGGGCCCGCATGCAGAAGAGGCTATTAATATTTTTGCCATGGCAATGCGACTTGGTCTCAGGGCATCGGATATAAAGAAAATGGTGTTTACTTATCCAACGATATGTTCCGATATTCGTTATATGTTTTAA
- the nth gene encoding endonuclease III codes for MPEKKPDKLTSNEFLKKYNILDNRHNFDRIWALLKKEYPDAKPSLNYSNPLELLVATVLSAQSTDVQINRVTENLFKKYRTARDYANADLRELEEDIYSTGFYKSKAKNIKAAAQLIVERYGGEVPQTMEELVTLPGVGRKTANIVLARAFGITEGIAVDTHVKRVSGRLGFTKHTDPVKIEQDLISLARKEDLDSISMTLIYHGRKICQARKPRCRVCVVKDLCPSSIIFIGE; via the coding sequence ATGCCTGAAAAAAAACCTGATAAATTGACTTCCAATGAGTTCCTCAAAAAGTATAATATCCTTGATAATAGACATAATTTTGACCGGATATGGGCTCTATTAAAGAAAGAATACCCGGATGCTAAACCTTCTCTTAACTACAGTAACCCTCTGGAACTTCTTGTGGCAACTGTCCTTTCTGCTCAGTCGACTGATGTCCAGATTAACAGGGTGACTGAAAATCTATTTAAAAAGTATAGGACTGCCCGAGATTATGCAAACGCAGACCTCAGGGAGCTCGAAGAAGATATTTATTCAACTGGATTTTACAAAAGCAAAGCAAAAAACATCAAAGCTGCTGCGCAACTGATTGTCGAGCGCTATGGAGGGGAAGTCCCGCAGACAATGGAAGAACTGGTAACCCTTCCCGGAGTAGGAAGAAAAACCGCTAACATAGTGCTTGCCAGAGCTTTTGGAATAACAGAAGGAATTGCCGTGGATACCCACGTAAAAAGAGTTTCCGGAAGGCTGGGATTTACTAAACATACAGATCCTGTAAAAATCGAGCAGGACCTTATATCCCTTGCCCGAAAAGAAGACCTGGATTCGATTTCAATGACCCTGATTTATCACGGGAGAAAAATTTGCCAGGCAAGAAAACCAAGGTGCCGTGTTTGTGTTGTGAAAGATCTATGTCCTTCGAGCATTATATTTATTGGGGAGTAA
- a CDS encoding PDGLE domain-containing protein: protein MSGNSNMKFLYAGIAIALLLSILAPFLASPDPDGLESAAGGVIEESKMSELEEMEPAVSSPMPDYAIEGMGKSGEIMAIAIGTIAVLAISFGLGKVFNKKA from the coding sequence ATGAGCGGGAATTCGAATATGAAATTCCTTTACGCAGGAATTGCAATTGCACTTTTGCTTTCCATCCTTGCTCCTTTCCTTGCATCTCCCGACCCTGACGGGCTGGAAAGTGCAGCGGGAGGGGTAATTGAAGAATCGAAAATGTCAGAACTTGAAGAAATGGAACCCGCAGTAAGTTCTCCAATGCCTGATTATGCAATTGAAGGTATGGGGAAGAGCGGAGAAATAATGGCGATTGCCATAGGGACTATAGCAGTACTGGCAATCAGTTTCGGGCTAGGCAAAGTTTTTAATAAAAAAGCCTGA
- the cbiM gene encoding cobalt transporter CbiM: protein MHIPDSFIPLTQAVVYWVIAIPFIFMSMKWAKNDLDEMKVPVLAALAAGIFAIQAMNIPIGMGTSGHMVGATLVAIVFGSPWAGVLVLTLVLLVQGFAFGDGGITTMGANILNMGIISGFVGYYTYAALRRSTGTSIAAFGGAWLGLFISAVVCAVQMWIAGTFPLVPGLIAMGTYHLIIGFIGEGLITAVVITAIAKSRPDLLEDSFTARPEKSKKEAHA from the coding sequence ATGCATATACCTGATTCTTTTATTCCGTTAACGCAGGCAGTTGTCTACTGGGTAATTGCTATTCCGTTTATTTTTATGTCAATGAAATGGGCAAAAAATGATCTTGACGAAATGAAAGTGCCTGTTCTTGCCGCCCTTGCGGCAGGAATATTTGCAATCCAGGCTATGAACATTCCCATAGGGATGGGAACAAGCGGACATATGGTAGGAGCAACCCTTGTTGCCATTGTCTTCGGAAGCCCCTGGGCCGGAGTACTGGTACTCACACTTGTACTGCTAGTACAGGGTTTCGCCTTTGGTGACGGCGGGATAACCACTATGGGTGCAAATATTCTCAACATGGGCATCATTTCCGGTTTTGTAGGATATTATACTTATGCTGCTCTTCGCAGGAGCACAGGCACAAGCATTGCAGCCTTTGGAGGTGCCTGGCTAGGGCTCTTCATTTCGGCTGTTGTCTGCGCAGTTCAGATGTGGATTGCAGGGACTTTCCCCCTGGTTCCGGGTCTCATTGCAATGGGTACTTATCACCTGATAATTGGTTTTATAGGAGAAGGGCTGATCACTGCGGTTGTAATCACAGCAATTGCAAAATCCCGCCCTGATCTCCTTGAAGACAGCTTTACTGCCAGACCAGAGAAGTCAAAGAAGGAGGCTCATGCATGA